aaaataaaaaatatgtaattgttttctttttatttaagGAAATACCTAATAAGTCAGATTagaaaatatgtaaaaatcccaaGTATTCCAAGTCTAATATGCACGAGTCAAATTCCAAGGAAACAAGAGTCCCTATATAGCATCCCTAAATAGACCAATTCATTGACATCGTCAAAGTCGACATCCCACATGGCAAACAATCATTGGACAGatcaactatatatatatatttaataaagaCAGGAACACAAGTACACAACTCATCAAAACTAACGGATTACAGATCATCCGCAGCCGCCCCACCACCGTGATCTGCCGGCCGTCATGGAAATAACACAAGTCCACACCTTAAACTTCACCGGAGTCATCTCACAGTCAAAGAGAATCATCTTCTCCAGGTACACCCACTTCATCGCCTTCTCTCTTCTCTTCCtccctctctctttctctctcatcaTCAGCCCCACCCTCAGCCGCAATCTCTCCGACCAACCCTTCACCAACGACAACTCAAACAACCATCAAAAGCTTCTAACATCGTATCTTCTTTACACCCTGATCGTCCATGTCATCGCCTTATGTGCCATAGGCACGATAACCTACACCACACACCATGCTTTCTTCGGTGAGCCGGTCAACTTCTTAGACACCCTCAAGTCCCTAATCTTCTCCTTCTTCCTGCTTGTTTCGACCGCGATTGCAGCTTATGTTCTTATAGTTTTGATCACCATATGCTTCCTTTTGTTTGTTGTAGCAGTTCTTATATTAGCAAACACCTCAGGGTTTGTTATTGATTACAATTCGGTTTACATCCTGTGGTTTTCGGCAATCATGGGTGCGGTTCTGATTGCGATTATTGTATACTTTCACGTGAATTGGTCGCTGGCTTTTGTCGTTGTTGTGGTGGAATCAAAATGGGGATTTTCGCCTTTGAAGCGGAGCAAGTATTTGATTAAAGGGATGAGATTGGTTTCGTTGTTAGTTATGTTGTGTTTTGGCGTTTTTGGTGCGTTCATAGTGGGGATTTGCTCTTCATGTCTAgatgttttcgcgcttaagatgaTTGGTTCGCTTGTTGTAATGATGATCTTACTTGGGATCACTGCGGCCAACACCGTGCTGTATAATTACTGCAAGGCTTTGCGGGGTGAATTGGCGCTTGAGGTTGCGGAGCCTGAGGTGTTTGTTCACGACTACGTTAATTTGCCTTCGGATGGTGAGAAGGTCTCTCATAGTGTTAGTGTTGTCGTAGCTTGATATAACTCGAACCTTCAACTTTATAGAGAGAAAGACCACTATATACACACCTTGATATCACAATATTACTACGAGACCTTTGATGCAACTCACAACTTAGTTTGGTGTCACTTGTATTTATAAGATCTTGTAATTTGTGTTAACTTTTGCATATAATTCTTTTTAGACATTGTAATTTTTGTTAACTTATGTATATAATTCTTTTAAGACACAAATATCAAATGCATTGTAATGAAGCAATAGATTCAATCTTATTAGATGTATTCATGTTGTTCAAGTATATTATAATTTATCTATAAACCTGTAACTTGCAGTAACATGATGATCCATGGAGGAAGCCAATATCTTCAAATGTAACATCCAAGGCAAATCTTACATCTTGTGGATAAAACAAGAGCATTGGCATCACGAGATGTTTACGGACCCTTCCACATTACGCTATCTCAAAGACATCAGACGGGCTACCTCATTGTCTCCTATCTTCTCAAAGAATGGTTAGTGCCCTTCATGGACAGTTGCCTCTCTCTCCTCGCCGTGTCAGCAACGTCAGTCACTCTCTTTTCCCTCTAAATTTCATGCCCGTTGTCCGTCTACCCAAAAACCTATACCTGGGTTACAAACGGCCTAAGGGATGCGCAAACTAAGATGTAGGGCTGGAAACGAACCAAACGCTCATGAACCGTTCGGCGAGAAGTTCGTttgtatttgtttgtttattaaacaaatgaacaggggcaagaaatttcgttcgtttagttaagtgaacgaacatgaacaaaaggcatgctcgttcatttatgttcatgaacgttcgttgaCATGTTTGTTTCTGTTTGATAATTCATTAGTATcttaagtttttatattttatttaaatgttccAAAATTCCGACAactaaaatatttaataagtgttagtgtattatatattctattTATGaacttttgtttgtttttttctgtttccatttgtgttcataaaCATTAGAATAAATTACATGTTTGTGCTCATTGTGTTCATCAACATTTGTTttcgttcgttgcctaaaattaacaaacaaacacaaatgaacacgaacaagttaATTT
The sequence above is drawn from the Helianthus annuus cultivar XRQ/B chromosome 12, HanXRQr2.0-SUNRISE, whole genome shotgun sequence genome and encodes:
- the LOC110894298 gene encoding uncharacterized protein LOC110894298, giving the protein MEITQVHTLNFTGVISQSKRIIFSRYTHFIAFSLLFLPLSFSLIISPTLSRNLSDQPFTNDNSNNHQKLLTSYLLYTLIVHVIALCAIGTITYTTHHAFFGEPVNFLDTLKSLIFSFFLLVSTAIAAYVLIVLITICFLLFVVAVLILANTSGFVIDYNSVYILWFSAIMGAVLIAIIVYFHVNWSLAFVVVVVESKWGFSPLKRSKYLIKGMRLVSLLVMLCFGVFGAFIVGICSSCLDVFALKMIGSLVVMMILLGITAANTVLYNYCKALRGELALEVAEPEVFVHDYVNLPSDVT